From a region of the Primulina eburnea isolate SZY01 chromosome 7, ASM2296580v1, whole genome shotgun sequence genome:
- the LOC140837228 gene encoding LEAF RUST 10 DISEASE-RESISTANCEUS RECEPTOR-LIKE PROTEIN KINASE-like 1.1, with translation MAVSIPLLVFFLLLIDSSASKCPKSFNCGNLTSLEFPLALSQKTGCGLLMVNCTEPANPRIQLTGDGRQYQILEKISVNRFKLVDPVIQEGLKISQSCLTFRNVSFPFIPATSLSFTPNLTFFTCDNRSNVSEETQALFKGYRNYTGCGGFTVFYSNSTDRFPPGSGGVIPDCAAVQMPVKLNQDSGDLFSMLTGEFELEWNVSEECVACHNRGGQCLANNLNKFECKEDTTSSAVVVAAATSGGSVIIVACLFACFIIYNRKKRMDGASRNATRHPSKADIDWGSFKYGIVIFSYAELMEATSNFASSNELGDGGFGTVYYGKLKDGRDVAIKRLYDHNYKRVEQFLNEIKILTSMRHPNLVSLYGCTSRRSRELLLVYEFVPRGTLADNLHGHSVKEAPLTWNLRMKIAIETATALAYLHKSDIIHRDVKSTNILLDHSFCVKVGDFGISRPFPTDATHISTAPQGTPGYVDPSYYQCYQLTSKSDVYSFGVVLIELITSMPAVDISRNTQDINLANLALIKIQSRAFDELIDSSLGYKTDAEVTRMTTSVAELAFRCLQNEKELRPSMDEVLELLKGIQVGDKYKFETTDAAGGDGNIPPSPETEDVLLVKNKNCDQLSPVAVTDPWRSDSTASSTG, from the exons ATGGCTGTTTCCATTCCTTTGcttgttttctttcttttgttaATCGATTCATCTGCTTCCAAGTGCCCCAAGTCCTTCAACTGCGGGAATCTTACTTCCCTGGAGTTTCCGCTGGCTCTTTCTCAAAAAACTGGTTGCGGGTTGTTAATGGTTAATTGTACAGAACCCGCAAATCCAAGAATCCAGCTTACCGGTGATGGAAGACAGTATCAGATTTTGGAAAAGATATCTGTAAATAGATTCAAACTCGTGGACCCTGTGATTCAAGAAGGCTTGAAAATTTCACAATCTTGTCTTACTTTCAGGAATGTGTCTTTTCCTTTTATTCCTGCGACTTCTCTTTCATTCACCCCCAATCTCACCTTTTTCACATGCGACAATAGAAGCAATGTAAGCGAGGAAACTCAGGCTTTGTTCAAAGGCTACAGGAACTACACGGGTTGTGGGGGGTTTACGGTGTTTTATTCGAACTCTACGGACCGGTTTCCCCCGGGGAGTGGTGGTGTTATTCCAGATTGTGCGGCTGTACAAATGCCTGTTAAGTTGAATCAAGATTCTGGTGACCTGTTTAGTATGTTGACTGGTGAATTTGAACTAGAGTGGAATGTTTCTGAAGAATGTGTTGCTTGCCACAATAGGGGAGGGCAGTGTCTTGCTAATAATCTGAACAAATTTGAGTGCAAAGAAG ATACAACTAGTTCGGCAGTGGTGGTGGCCGCAG CTACATCTGGTGGCTCAGTCATCATTGTGGCATGCCTTTTCGCCTGTTTCATAATATATAACCGCAAGAAACGGATGGATGGTGCTTCAAGAAACGCTACTCGGCATCCCTCAAAAGCGGACATCGATTGGGGGAGCTTCAAATATGGCATAGTCATCTTCTCCTACGCAGAACTCATGGAGGCCACCAGCAATTTCGCATCTTCCAATGAACTTGGAGATGGAGGCTTTGGAACTGTGTACTATG GTAAACTTAAGGATGGAAGAGATGTCGCCATAAAACGCTTGTACGATCACAACTACAAAAGAGTAGAACAATTTTTGAATGAGATCAAGATTCTTACTAGTATGAGGCACCCAAATCTTGTTTCGCTATACGGCTGCACATCTAGAAGAAGCCGTGAACTGCTGCTTGTATATGAATTCGTCCCTAGAGGCACGTTGGCTGACAATCTCCATGGCCATTCTGTGAAAGAAGCACCTCTCACATGGAATCTCCGTATGAAAATTGCCATAGAAACAGCAACCGCCTTAGCTTACCTTCACAAATCCGACATAATACACCGTGATGTCAAATCGACCAACATACTATTAGACCATAGTTTTTGTGTCAAAGTTGGGGATTTTGGGATATCAAGACCTTTTCCTACAGATGCGACTCATATCTCGACTGCCCCACAAGGGACTCCTGGATATGTCGATCCCTCGTACTATCAGTGCTACCAACTTACAAGTAAGAGCGATGTCTACAGTTTCGGAGTGGTGCTGATCGAGCTCATCACTTCAATGCCGGCAGTGGATATTAGCCGAAACACACAAGACATCAACTTGGCTAACCTAGCCTTGATCAAGATTCAGAGCCGCGCGTTTGATGAGTTGATCGACTCGTCTCTTGGATACAAGACTGATGCTGAAGTAACCCGAATGACTACTTCTGTGGCTGAGTTGGCTTTCCGATGTTTGCAAAACGAAAAGGAGCTGAGGCCTTCGATGGATGAGGTGTTGGAGTTATTGAAGGGGATTCAGGTTGGAGACAAGTACAAATTCGAGACAACAGATGCGGCTGGAGGTGACGGAAACATCCCGCCTTCCCCTGAGACTGAGGACGTTCTGTTGGTGAAGAACAAGAATTGTGATCAGCTGTCACCTGTTGCTGTAACTGATCCATGGAGAAGTGACTCTACTGCAAGTTCCACAGGATGA
- the LOC140835690 gene encoding uncharacterized protein: MTVVEYLSKFHSLRTYSPTIMGDETLKMHRFKKGLNIHIQSAIAVIEPNSFDESMGAAIRANNDIKRREGENKLKRPQSSQYQPGHQFKKPRFSSNQFTSAPSKGNASSQSNKEGVKCQTCGFAHTGECRRNSGACFRCGKMDHRIAQCPLPDPRNRPAGGTNPNKPKENKPNARVYAITQEEADNSNDVVAGTRNLYRDISVLIEDQNFKTNLIQLNMVEFDVILGMDWLAKNHALVDCHGKTVTIQAPRQEKLLFHGKTNERKTLISASQTWKAMKSGEEVYLAMLSEVKKETTLALEEIPVVQEFPDVFLEELPGELLDREVEFEINLKKDRSMRMCIDYRELNKIPIKNKYLLPRIDDLFDQLKEATVFSKLDLRLGYHQPKVKTDDIPKTAFRTRYGHYEFIVMQFGLTNAPEVFMDLMNKVFKPFLDKFVVVFIDDILVYSSNEEDHKEHLRLTLQTLRENELYAKFKKCEF; this comes from the exons ATGACAGTGGTGGAGTATTTATCCAAGTTCCACTCATTGAGAACTTACTCCCCAACCATCATGGGAGACGAAACCTTGAAGATGCAtcgcttcaagaagggattgaacaTCCATATTCAATCTGCCATTGCTGTTATCGAGCCCAATAGTTTTGATGAATCTATGGGAGCCGCCATCAGGGCTAATAATGACATTAAGAGGCGTGAAGGTgagaacaaactcaaacgtcctCAGTCAAGCCAGTACCAACCGGGCCATCAATTCAAGAAGCCTAGGTTTTCAAGCAACCAATTTACCAGTGCTCCATCAAAAGGAAACGCTTCTTCTCAATCAAACAAAGAAGGAGTCAAGTGCCAAACTTGTGGATTCGCTCACACTGGTGAATGTCGCAGGAATTCTGGGGCTTGTTTCCGTTGTGGAAAGATGGACCATCGCATTGCTCAATGCCCTCTTCCAGATCCAAGGAATAGACCAGCAGGAGGAACAAATCCAAACAAGCCTAAGGAGAACAAGCCAAATGCTCGAGTTTATGCTATCACTCAAGAAGAGGCCGACAACTCAAATGATGTCGTAGCTG GAACTCGCAATCTATATCGGGATATTAGTGTTCTCATAGAAGATCAGAATTTCAAGACAAACctgattcaactaaacatggtggaGTTTGATGTAATTCtcggaatggattggttagccaagaatcatgCTTTAGTAGACTGTCATGGAAAGACGGTAACCATCCAAGCTCCACGCCAAGAGAAACTTTTATTTCATGGTAAGACAAACGAACGAAAGACTCTTATTTCTGCTTCTCAaacttggaaagccatgaaaagtggagaagaagtttacctagctATGTTAAGCGAGGTAAAGAAAGAAACCACACTTGCGCTAGAAGAGATTCCGGTAGTACAAGAATTTCCGGATGTCTTTCTTGAAGAACTTCCTGGAGAACTTCTCGACCGcgaagtggaatttgagattaatttg AAGAAGGACAGAAGTATGagaatgtgtattgattacagagagctgaatAAGATCCCAATAAAAAACAAGTATCTGcttccaaggatagatgacttgtttgaccaactcaagGAAGCTACagtcttttccaagctcgacttAAGGTTAGGTTATCACCAACCAAAGGTCAAAACAGACGATATTCCGAAGACAGCCTTTAGAACAagatatggacactatgagttcataGTGATGCAGTTCGGGTTAACAAACGCTCCGGAagtattcatggatctcatgaataaAGTGTTCAAACCATTTCTtgacaagtttgttgtggtattcatcgacgacattTTAGTATATTCGTCAAATGAAGAagaccacaaagaacatcttcgtCTCACCCTCCAGACGCTGAGAGAAAATGAACTGtacgccaagttcaagaaatgcgaattttAG